From Deferrisoma camini S3R1, the proteins below share one genomic window:
- a CDS encoding OmpH family outer membrane protein: MSTKRLWIAGALVVTLAGAALAGKAEACWGCNPAWAPTDPAVQAQAVEIRQKYADEFTTLAAKMRTTARDLDEALAAGQADRAEELRQELYDLEKEYAGLRAKAWAELERAGVAGAWMPGPWACRWHDGHRGMGRGRWPGGWAAPGAATSRATAGRPGRPEAPRSLLPGKGALPFRTGRSRLRGCPARGVGYARQRGAQRVGEAP, translated from the coding sequence ATGAGCACGAAACGTCTGTGGATCGCGGGAGCCCTGGTGGTGACCCTGGCCGGTGCAGCCCTGGCCGGAAAGGCCGAGGCCTGTTGGGGCTGCAACCCCGCCTGGGCGCCGACCGACCCGGCGGTTCAGGCCCAGGCCGTGGAGATCCGCCAGAAGTACGCGGATGAGTTCACGACCCTGGCGGCCAAGATGCGCACCACGGCCCGGGACCTGGACGAGGCCCTGGCCGCGGGCCAGGCGGACCGGGCCGAGGAGCTGCGGCAGGAGCTCTACGACCTGGAGAAGGAGTACGCCGGGCTGCGGGCCAAGGCGTGGGCCGAGCTGGAAAGGGCCGGGGTGGCTGGCGCGTGGATGCCCGGGCCGTGGGCCTGCCGGTGGCACGACGGCCACCGGGGCATGGGCCGCGGCAGATGGCCCGGGGGATGGGCGGCCCCTGGGGCTGCGACGTCCCGGGCTACCGCTGGTAGACCCGGCCGGCCGGAAGCACCCCGTTCCCTGCTGCCGGGGAAGGGGGCGCTTCCGTTTCGCACCGGCCGCAGCCGCCTCCGCGGTTGCCCCGCGCGGGGGGTGGGGTATGCTCGACAGCGGGGCGCCCAACGGGTGGGCGAGGCCCCCTGA
- a CDS encoding zinc ribbon domain-containing protein: MWCSPGGWMRWMPWHGLWGPWGGLVTLAVLGLVVWLAVRAFRRGRPAPGAATCPACGGAVEPVFFRCPRCGHTLKTHCPGCSRVVETDWIYCPYCGHEAAGRTSSQPSTREGGTS; this comes from the coding sequence ATGTGGTGCTCGCCCGGCGGATGGATGCGCTGGATGCCCTGGCACGGTCTGTGGGGCCCCTGGGGAGGGCTGGTTACCCTGGCCGTGCTCGGCCTGGTCGTATGGCTCGCGGTGCGGGCCTTTCGGCGGGGGCGGCCGGCCCCCGGGGCGGCCACGTGCCCGGCGTGCGGCGGTGCGGTGGAGCCGGTGTTCTTCCGGTGCCCCCGGTGCGGCCACACCCTCAAAACCCACTGCCCGGGGTGCAGCCGGGTGGTGGAAACGGACTGGATCTACTGCCCCTACTGCGGTCACGAGGCCGCAGGAAGGACATCTTCCCAACCCTCAACCCGAGAAGGAGGTACGTCATGA
- a CDS encoding sigma-54-dependent transcriptional regulator codes for MGSEAAPAGTKPRILVVDDDRGHRTMLRALLAGAGYETLEADDGDAGVDAVRTHPVDAVLLDLRMPRVGGIEALEAIKAVRPDLPVIVLTAYASVDTAVAAMKKGAFDYLTKPVDAADLSRVLDKALEFRRLEEEIRLLRERLGERFDFSSIIGRSRPMRELFETLALVAPSDATVLITGESGTGKELVANAIHQNSPRRDKPFVKVNCAALHENLLESELFGHERGAFTGATAQRKGRFELAHGGTLFLDEIGDMSPATQAKVLRVIQEGEFERLGGTRTLRVDVRVIAATHRDLEAMVAEGAFRQDLYYRLSVVPVHLPPLRDRPEDIPLLAEHFLRIYAEKNRKPVAGFTPEAMDLLVRHDWPGNVRELQNAVERAVILCLGERITPQELPPALQGAAAAAPQAPIPAGPRTLKDAERELILRTLEQTGGNRTRAAQILGISRQTLINKLKEYGRS; via the coding sequence ATGGGAAGCGAGGCCGCCCCTGCCGGGACCAAGCCCCGGATCCTCGTGGTGGACGACGACCGGGGTCACCGCACCATGCTGCGGGCACTCCTGGCCGGAGCCGGCTACGAGACCCTTGAGGCCGACGACGGCGACGCCGGGGTGGACGCGGTGCGCACCCACCCGGTGGACGCGGTGCTCCTGGATCTGCGGATGCCCCGGGTGGGTGGCATCGAGGCCCTGGAGGCGATCAAGGCGGTCCGGCCGGATCTGCCGGTGATCGTTCTGACGGCCTACGCCTCGGTGGACACGGCCGTGGCCGCCATGAAGAAGGGCGCGTTCGACTACCTGACCAAGCCGGTGGACGCGGCCGATCTCTCCCGGGTGCTGGACAAGGCCCTGGAGTTTCGCCGGCTGGAGGAGGAGATCCGGCTGCTTCGGGAGCGGCTGGGCGAGCGGTTCGACTTTTCGAGCATCATCGGCCGCAGCCGGCCCATGCGGGAGCTGTTCGAGACCCTGGCCCTGGTGGCCCCTTCGGACGCCACCGTGCTGATCACGGGCGAGTCGGGCACGGGCAAGGAGCTGGTGGCCAACGCCATCCACCAGAACAGCCCCCGCCGGGACAAGCCGTTCGTCAAGGTGAACTGCGCCGCCCTCCACGAGAACCTGCTGGAGAGCGAGCTGTTCGGCCACGAGCGCGGCGCGTTCACCGGCGCCACCGCCCAGAGGAAGGGCCGGTTCGAGCTGGCCCACGGCGGCACCCTGTTCCTGGACGAGATCGGCGACATGAGCCCGGCCACCCAGGCCAAGGTGCTCCGGGTGATCCAGGAGGGGGAGTTCGAGCGGCTGGGGGGAACCCGCACCCTGCGTGTAGACGTGCGGGTGATCGCGGCCACCCACCGGGACCTGGAGGCCATGGTGGCCGAGGGCGCCTTTCGCCAGGACCTGTACTACCGGTTGAGCGTGGTGCCGGTGCACCTGCCGCCGCTCAGGGACCGGCCCGAGGATATCCCCCTCCTGGCCGAGCACTTCCTGCGGATCTACGCCGAGAAGAACCGCAAGCCCGTGGCCGGGTTCACCCCCGAGGCCATGGACCTCCTGGTGCGCCACGACTGGCCGGGCAACGTGCGCGAGCTCCAAAACGCCGTGGAGCGGGCCGTGATCCTGTGCCTGGGGGAGCGCATCACCCCCCAGGAACTCCCCCCCGCTTTGCAAGGGGCGGCGGCCGCAGCGCCCCAGGCCCCCATCCCGGCGGGCCCCCGCACCCTCAAGGACGCCGAGCGCGAGCTGATCCTGCGAACGTTGGAGCAGACCGGGGGCAACCGCACCCGGGCCGCCCAGATCCTCGGCATCTCCCGTCAGACCCTGATCAACAAGCTCAAGGAGTACGGCCGCTCCTGA
- a CDS encoding heavy metal translocating P-type ATPase, whose product MAESAVRSEKKGASQKASCCSSGACEAQTLPPDPKEPLQGARYRLEGLTCASCAGKIERELNRLEGVRAELHFASSTLVVEAEDPALQKRALEVVTRIEPEVRPVRLDAEHLEEEPQGVSPILKVVAASGLVFVLALAVERFALPGAADLPLGDPRFWAVLFPYVLAYAIAGQDVVRQAVRGVLRGDVFGESFLMSVATLGAFAIREFPEAVAVMLFFKVGQYFEDRALNHSRRSIAALLKIRADYANLRRNGETVRVPPEQVRVGDRILVKPGEKVPLDGVIEEGRTTVDASALTGESRPRSVGEGDEILSGMVNRSGVVTVRVTKPFGESTVKKILDLVETAAARKAPTEAFITKFSRVYTPAVVLGAVLLAVTPPLLYQVPALAGWFGHPETYAEWIYRALVFLVISCPCALVISIPLGFFGGIGAASRRGVLFKGANYLEGFRSVRSLVFDKTGTLTQGVFRVTRVVPHNGFSEDELLALAAAAESHSSHPIARSVVEAYGRPIDEDRIERYEEIPAHGVRAVIDGREVLAGNDRILHLDGDDLEHDTCELEGTVVHVAVDGTYAGYLLLADEPRPEARETLERLRAEGVRQMVMLTGDETQAAEAVARKLGLDAYHAELLPQDKVEWVERIKAEQGDPKAKVAFVGDGINDAPVLAAADIGVAMGGLGSDAAIEAADVVLMEDRLTGLVAAVHVARRTNRIVRGNIAMALGVKGVFILLGAAGVASMWEAVFADVGVAVLAVLNATRILKDSGRA is encoded by the coding sequence ATGGCCGAGTCCGCGGTTCGATCCGAGAAGAAAGGGGCTTCCCAAAAGGCCTCCTGCTGCAGCTCGGGGGCGTGCGAAGCCCAGACGCTTCCCCCGGACCCCAAGGAGCCCCTGCAGGGCGCCCGGTACCGTCTCGAGGGGCTCACCTGCGCCTCGTGCGCCGGAAAGATCGAGCGGGAGTTGAACCGGCTCGAAGGGGTGCGGGCCGAGCTCCACTTCGCCTCGTCCACCCTGGTGGTGGAGGCGGAGGATCCGGCCCTGCAGAAGAGGGCCCTGGAGGTGGTGACCCGGATCGAGCCCGAGGTCCGGCCGGTGCGGCTCGACGCCGAGCACCTGGAGGAGGAGCCCCAGGGGGTCTCGCCGATCCTCAAGGTGGTGGCGGCATCGGGCCTCGTCTTCGTCCTCGCGCTCGCGGTGGAACGGTTCGCGCTGCCCGGTGCGGCGGATCTTCCCCTGGGCGACCCCCGGTTCTGGGCCGTGCTGTTTCCCTACGTGCTGGCCTACGCCATCGCGGGCCAGGACGTGGTGCGCCAGGCCGTGCGGGGGGTGCTCCGGGGCGACGTGTTCGGCGAGAGCTTCCTCATGAGCGTGGCCACCCTGGGGGCGTTCGCGATCCGGGAGTTCCCCGAGGCCGTGGCCGTGATGCTGTTCTTCAAGGTGGGCCAGTACTTCGAGGACCGGGCGCTCAACCACTCGCGCCGGTCCATCGCGGCGCTCCTGAAGATCCGGGCCGACTACGCCAACCTGCGCCGCAACGGGGAAACGGTCCGGGTGCCGCCCGAGCAGGTGCGGGTGGGCGACCGGATCCTGGTCAAGCCCGGGGAGAAGGTGCCCCTGGACGGTGTGATCGAGGAGGGCCGGACCACGGTGGACGCCTCGGCCCTCACCGGCGAGTCCCGGCCCCGCTCGGTGGGCGAGGGGGATGAGATCCTCTCGGGCATGGTGAACCGTAGCGGCGTCGTCACCGTGCGGGTCACCAAGCCCTTCGGCGAGTCCACCGTCAAGAAGATCCTCGACCTGGTGGAGACCGCCGCGGCCCGCAAGGCCCCCACCGAGGCGTTCATCACCAAGTTCTCCCGGGTGTACACCCCGGCCGTGGTGCTCGGCGCGGTGCTCCTGGCCGTGACCCCGCCGCTCCTGTACCAGGTGCCGGCCCTGGCGGGGTGGTTCGGCCACCCCGAGACCTATGCCGAGTGGATCTACCGCGCCCTGGTGTTCCTGGTGATCTCGTGCCCCTGCGCGCTGGTGATCTCGATCCCCCTGGGGTTCTTCGGCGGTATCGGCGCGGCGTCGCGCCGGGGGGTGCTCTTCAAGGGGGCCAACTACCTGGAAGGCTTCCGCTCGGTGCGCAGCCTGGTGTTCGACAAGACCGGCACCCTGACCCAGGGGGTGTTCCGGGTGACCCGGGTGGTGCCCCACAACGGCTTCTCCGAGGACGAGCTCCTGGCCCTGGCGGCCGCGGCCGAGAGCCACTCCAGCCACCCCATCGCCCGCTCCGTGGTGGAGGCCTACGGCCGGCCCATCGACGAGGATCGGATCGAGCGCTACGAGGAGATCCCGGCCCACGGCGTGCGCGCCGTGATCGACGGCAGGGAGGTGTTGGCCGGAAACGACCGGATCCTCCACCTGGACGGGGACGACCTGGAGCACGACACCTGTGAGCTCGAAGGAACGGTGGTGCACGTGGCCGTGGACGGCACCTACGCGGGCTACCTGCTCCTGGCGGACGAGCCCCGCCCCGAGGCCCGGGAAACCCTGGAGCGGCTCAGGGCCGAGGGCGTGCGGCAGATGGTCATGCTCACCGGCGACGAGACCCAGGCTGCCGAGGCGGTGGCGCGCAAGCTCGGCCTCGACGCCTACCATGCCGAGCTGCTGCCCCAGGACAAGGTGGAGTGGGTCGAACGGATCAAGGCCGAGCAGGGGGACCCCAAGGCCAAGGTGGCGTTCGTGGGCGACGGCATCAACGACGCGCCCGTGCTGGCGGCCGCGGACATCGGGGTGGCCATGGGCGGGCTCGGCTCCGACGCGGCCATCGAGGCGGCCGACGTGGTGCTCATGGAGGACCGCCTCACGGGCCTGGTGGCCGCGGTGCACGTGGCCCGCCGCACCAACCGGATCGTGCGGGGGAACATCGCCATGGCCCTGGGGGTGAAAGGGGTGTTCATCCTGCTTGGCGCCGCGGGCGTGGCCTCCATGTGGGAGGCGGTGTTCGCCGACGTGGGGGTGGCCGTGCTGGCCGTGCTGAACGCGACCCGTATCCTGAAGGACTCCGGAAGGGCCTGA
- a CDS encoding ArsR/SmtB family transcription factor, whose translation METCSETLVHPEAVAEARKAVGGAPVEALAETFKVLGDPTRVRILLALSVRELCVCDLAELFDVSQSAVSHQLRILRAHRLVRPRREGRLVYYRLDDDHVRTLFAEGLRHVKEG comes from the coding sequence ATGGAGACCTGCAGCGAGACCCTGGTCCACCCCGAGGCGGTGGCGGAGGCCCGGAAGGCCGTCGGCGGGGCGCCGGTGGAGGCCCTGGCCGAGACGTTCAAAGTGCTGGGCGACCCGACCCGGGTGCGGATTCTCCTGGCCCTTTCGGTGCGGGAGCTATGCGTGTGCGACCTGGCCGAGTTGTTCGACGTGAGCCAGAGCGCCGTGAGCCACCAGCTCCGGATCCTCCGGGCCCACCGCCTGGTGCGACCCCGGCGGGAGGGCAGGCTCGTGTACTACCGGCTCGACGACGACCACGTGCGTACCCTGTTCGCCGAGGGGCTGCGCCACGTGAAGGAGGGATGA
- a CDS encoding 4Fe-4S binding protein: MMRMRRYFQLGASLGANGWIKGYWVKAVYQGAAKGFCVPMLNCYACPSAVFSCPVGALQHFMVIRAIPYYVLGFLGAVGGLVGRMPCGTLCPFGYFQEMLYKLPSVKISIPKYLRPFRYSVLVMLVFVIPWITSENWFSKLCPMGTLTGGIPWVTISEDIRRMITDLFWIKISILIFFTVSSVIAKRPFCQTTCPLGALYGLFNRWSLVRLRWEPAKCTHCDKCLEVCPMEIKVYEGANTGQCIRCLDCTACEAISVTTVLSPEGERPPAPVEPARQVA, from the coding sequence ATGATGAGGATGCGGCGGTACTTCCAGCTGGGCGCGAGCCTGGGGGCCAACGGCTGGATCAAGGGGTATTGGGTGAAGGCGGTCTACCAGGGCGCGGCCAAGGGGTTTTGCGTGCCCATGCTCAACTGCTATGCCTGCCCTTCGGCCGTGTTTTCCTGTCCGGTCGGGGCGCTCCAACACTTCATGGTGATCCGGGCGATCCCGTACTACGTGCTCGGGTTCCTTGGGGCGGTCGGCGGGCTCGTGGGGCGGATGCCGTGCGGCACGTTGTGCCCGTTCGGGTACTTCCAGGAGATGCTGTACAAGCTCCCCTCGGTGAAGATCTCGATCCCCAAGTACCTGCGCCCGTTCCGGTACAGCGTGCTGGTCATGCTGGTCTTCGTGATTCCGTGGATCACCTCGGAGAACTGGTTTTCCAAGCTGTGCCCGATGGGCACGCTCACGGGGGGGATCCCCTGGGTCACCATCAGCGAAGACATCCGCCGGATGATCACCGATCTGTTCTGGATCAAGATCTCGATCCTGATCTTTTTCACCGTGTCGTCCGTGATCGCCAAGCGACCGTTCTGCCAGACCACCTGCCCCCTGGGCGCCTTGTACGGCCTGTTCAACCGGTGGAGCCTGGTGCGCCTGCGTTGGGAGCCGGCCAAGTGCACCCACTGCGACAAGTGCTTGGAGGTGTGTCCCATGGAGATCAAGGTGTACGAGGGCGCCAACACGGGCCAGTGCATCCGGTGCCTGGACTGCACCGCCTGTGAGGCGATCTCGGTCACCACGGTCCTCTCCCCGGAGGGGGAGCGCCCCCCTGCCCCGGTGGAGCCGGCAAGGCAGGTGGCGTAG
- a CDS encoding universal stress protein — translation MLPTVRTILCAVDLEAGTDTVFRQAAGLAESFGARLVVVHAVRPLGPSAKALLSIHLSAEQMGEIRQRLRNQAAAQIRAHMDRVCREETKRQPEGDSDWVALVVEGQPAEVVLEEAHSCGADLIVMGSHGHTAVGEMVLGTTAHKVVLRSPVPVLLVPVSKKGGGEWVG, via the coding sequence ATGCTGCCCACCGTTCGGACCATCCTTTGCGCTGTGGACCTTGAGGCCGGTACCGACACGGTGTTCCGCCAGGCCGCGGGCCTTGCCGAGAGCTTCGGGGCCCGGCTGGTGGTGGTGCACGCCGTTCGTCCGTTGGGGCCTTCTGCGAAGGCCCTGCTGAGCATTCACCTCTCCGCGGAGCAGATGGGAGAGATCCGGCAGCGGCTCCGAAACCAGGCGGCCGCTCAGATCCGAGCGCACATGGACCGGGTCTGCCGGGAAGAGACGAAGAGACAGCCCGAGGGGGATTCGGACTGGGTCGCCCTGGTGGTCGAGGGTCAACCCGCAGAGGTGGTGCTGGAGGAGGCGCACAGCTGCGGGGCGGACCTCATCGTGATGGGCTCCCACGGCCACACCGCCGTGGGAGAGATGGTTCTGGGAACCACGGCGCACAAGGTGGTTCTGCGCTCCCCCGTGCCGGTGCTTCTGGTTCCGGTGTCAAAGAAGGGTGGGGGCGAGTGGGTCGGTTGA
- a CDS encoding phosphate/phosphite/phosphonate ABC transporter substrate-binding protein: protein MKGDSRRPVVFLAAVGALAGLALLAVGGRSASQTFRIGYMICNSVEETRERFAPLTAYLSEATGARFEPVYLNTYDVEEAFARGEFEFTHTNSLLYITLRERYGVRPIAVERRGSFGAKTRGVIIARKDSGLRSLNDLRGKRLVFGPQWAPFGFLAQYALMLEAGVDPEKDLGYYAIPRGSWKHQKIIYSVLYGAFDAGTAPLIDLEEMAADGRIAPDDFVILGQSGLAPYCTFGASKEVPRRWADRVRKALLALDEQTTARVGDETLLVLKRAQIRGYDEARDVDYDELRRWARLAKMPPYEEY from the coding sequence GTGAAGGGAGACTCTCGCCGTCCCGTCGTGTTCCTGGCCGCTGTGGGGGCTCTCGCCGGCCTGGCGTTGCTCGCCGTGGGTGGGCGCTCCGCCTCCCAGACCTTCCGGATCGGTTACATGATCTGTAACTCGGTGGAGGAGACCCGAGAGCGGTTCGCCCCGCTGACCGCATACCTCTCGGAGGCCACGGGCGCCCGGTTCGAGCCCGTGTACCTCAACACCTACGACGTGGAAGAGGCGTTCGCGCGGGGGGAGTTCGAGTTCACCCACACGAACTCCCTTCTCTACATCACCTTGCGGGAGCGGTACGGCGTGCGGCCGATCGCTGTGGAGCGGAGGGGCTCGTTCGGCGCAAAGACCCGGGGGGTGATCATCGCCCGAAAGGACTCCGGGCTCCGGAGCCTGAATGATCTCCGGGGCAAACGGCTCGTGTTCGGCCCCCAGTGGGCGCCGTTCGGTTTTCTCGCCCAGTACGCCTTGATGCTGGAGGCCGGCGTGGACCCGGAGAAGGACCTGGGGTACTACGCGATCCCCCGGGGGAGCTGGAAGCACCAGAAGATCATCTACTCCGTGCTGTACGGCGCTTTCGACGCGGGAACCGCCCCCCTGATCGACCTGGAGGAGATGGCCGCCGACGGAAGGATCGCCCCCGACGACTTCGTCATCCTTGGGCAGAGCGGCCTGGCGCCCTACTGCACCTTCGGTGCTTCGAAAGAGGTCCCCCGGCGTTGGGCCGACCGCGTTCGGAAGGCCCTCCTGGCCCTCGACGAGCAGACCACGGCGCGGGTGGGCGACGAGACCCTCCTCGTGCTCAAACGAGCCCAGATCCGGGGGTACGACGAGGCCAGGGACGTCGACTACGACGAGCTGCGTCGCTGGGCCCGGCTGGCGAAGATGCCCCCTTACGAAGAGTATTGA
- a CDS encoding NosD domain-containing protein, protein MRRGGVCWAPGVLLLVLIGATGGWAWEGPAVPPEARAVGAQTLSAGQLVWSGALRITGPVVVPAGATLIVRPGTRVFFDLPEPAEIEPGAAWILVEGRIRVEGTSDRPVWFISVRERENELENMIDVREARSAEFRYAVFTRGPWGLHLHNTPALVEGCVFRGNYGGVRFKGGPVTLRRNRFEHNRIGARLWKASPVFRDNVFKGNLTGIFFREAVNRPVIKGNFFDDREYDIKLGELQTTDVDATGNRWAAAEAATIPERIFDGADSEGVGRVLVEPRPLLESKEKPQP, encoded by the coding sequence GTGAGACGGGGGGGCGTCTGCTGGGCGCCGGGGGTCCTGCTCCTCGTCCTGATCGGGGCGACAGGAGGCTGGGCCTGGGAGGGCCCGGCCGTGCCCCCCGAGGCGCGGGCCGTGGGGGCCCAGACCCTCTCGGCCGGGCAGCTCGTCTGGTCGGGGGCCCTCCGGATCACCGGGCCGGTGGTGGTTCCGGCTGGGGCCACCCTGATCGTGCGACCTGGCACCCGCGTCTTCTTCGACCTGCCGGAACCGGCGGAGATCGAACCGGGTGCGGCGTGGATCCTGGTGGAGGGGCGTATCCGGGTAGAGGGCACCTCGGATCGGCCCGTATGGTTCATCTCGGTTCGAGAGCGCGAGAACGAGCTCGAGAACATGATCGACGTACGCGAGGCCCGTTCCGCTGAGTTCCGGTACGCGGTGTTCACCAGGGGGCCGTGGGGGCTTCACCTCCACAACACGCCTGCGCTCGTGGAGGGATGTGTGTTCCGCGGCAACTACGGCGGCGTCCGGTTCAAAGGGGGGCCCGTGACCCTCCGGCGGAACCGGTTCGAACACAACCGGATCGGAGCGCGGCTCTGGAAGGCCTCTCCCGTGTTTCGAGACAACGTGTTCAAGGGAAACCTCACCGGGATCTTTTTCCGGGAGGCGGTGAACCGACCGGTAATCAAGGGAAATTTCTTCGACGATCGGGAGTACGACATCAAGCTGGGTGAGCTCCAGACCACCGACGTGGACGCCACGGGCAATCGCTGGGCCGCGGCCGAAGCGGCGACCATTCCGGAGCGCATCTTCGACGGAGCAGACTCAGAGGGGGTGGGGAGGGTGCTTGTCGAACCCCGGCCCTTGCTGGAATCCAAGGAGAAGCCGCAGCCGTGA
- a CDS encoding outer membrane protein assembly factor BamB family protein has protein sequence MSTTTASRSVGGAAAPAALSLAAALLVLVTGCAVSPSLPTEETVVWQGQVRVTDDVIIPRGTRLMIEPGTVVRFAFRDDDGDGWGDAVLRVQGALVARGTAEAPVVFTSDAQPAEPGLWGAVRVDFGEIDLRYTVVEGSSRGLHVHFSRGRISDSVLRRNIDGTRLGQDVLTVEHSLFYGHPGKGLNQRLSQNRVELNRFHHNRNGLFLFEGDRGSVFRSNAFRANDHPFRLGDFFTGTVQVEASDWGGSPPCEVGSAADRPDAQLVEAPGEAGLAGPRQWPWWEPAAAVPENPGGDPPAATGQRADLVLDAVRLRVAPSDGIQAMAGEPGRELWSRSLGAPVVAGPVAAGPGLVAVATRAGRLYLLDAQTGFERDAWEFGPDAVTGIAPAEGGGVVVTLAGGEMQVLRVRTLPREGTP, from the coding sequence ATGTCGACAACGACGGCCTCGAGATCTGTCGGGGGAGCGGCTGCTCCAGCCGCCCTCTCTCTGGCGGCCGCCCTTTTGGTCCTGGTGACCGGGTGCGCCGTCTCTCCATCCCTGCCCACCGAAGAGACGGTGGTGTGGCAGGGCCAGGTGAGGGTGACCGATGACGTGATCATTCCCCGGGGGACCCGCCTGATGATCGAGCCCGGCACCGTGGTCCGGTTCGCGTTCCGGGACGACGACGGAGACGGGTGGGGAGACGCCGTCCTGAGGGTTCAAGGGGCGCTGGTCGCCCGGGGTACCGCCGAGGCCCCCGTGGTGTTCACCTCGGACGCCCAGCCGGCCGAGCCGGGGTTGTGGGGGGCCGTGCGGGTGGACTTCGGGGAGATCGACCTGCGCTACACCGTGGTGGAGGGAAGCAGCCGGGGGCTTCACGTGCACTTCTCCCGGGGGCGGATCTCCGACTCGGTGCTGCGGCGAAACATCGACGGCACCCGCCTGGGCCAGGACGTGCTCACGGTGGAGCACTCACTCTTCTACGGCCACCCCGGCAAAGGCCTGAACCAGCGCCTGAGCCAGAACCGGGTGGAGCTCAACCGGTTCCATCACAACCGAAACGGCCTGTTTCTGTTCGAAGGCGATCGGGGGTCGGTGTTTCGGAGCAACGCGTTCCGAGCCAACGATCACCCCTTCCGGCTGGGCGACTTTTTCACCGGCACGGTCCAGGTGGAGGCCAGCGACTGGGGTGGATCCCCGCCGTGCGAGGTGGGCTCTGCCGCGGATCGCCCGGACGCCCAGCTGGTGGAGGCGCCGGGCGAGGCCGGCCTGGCCGGGCCGAGGCAGTGGCCCTGGTGGGAGCCCGCTGCCGCCGTGCCCGAGAACCCCGGAGGCGACCCGCCTGCAGCGACCGGCCAGCGCGCCGATTTGGTTCTCGACGCCGTGCGGTTGCGGGTGGCTCCGTCGGATGGGATCCAGGCGATGGCGGGCGAGCCCGGCCGGGAGCTCTGGAGCCGGAGCCTCGGAGCCCCCGTGGTGGCCGGGCCCGTGGCGGCCGGCCCCGGTCTCGTGGCCGTGGCTACCCGGGCCGGAAGGCTTTACCTGTTGGACGCCCAGACCGGGTTCGAGCGCGACGCTTGGGAGTTCGGCCCCGACGCGGTCACAGGCATCGCCCCTGCAGAGGGCGGCGGGGTGGTGGTCACACTAGCCGGCGGCGAGATGCAGGTGCTGAGGGTGCGGACCCTGCCCCGGGAGGGCACGCCGTGA